In Lacinutrix sp. Bg11-31, the DNA window ACTCCATAAAAAAGGAGAATTAAAAGAAGATTTAAAAGATAACATGGTTACGTTTATGGCAGGTATTTTTAGATCTGTACGTTTTGGAGCATCGAGTGCACATGGAAAAGCAAACATGATACGTTTTAATTTTTTCCAACAAATGGGAGCTTTTACAAGAAATGAAGATGGGACTTATAAAGTGAATTTTCAAAAAATGGAAAGTGCTATGGAAATGCTTTCAAAAGTGATATTAACCTATCAAGGAGATGGTGATTATGATGGTGTTGCCAAGTTTGTTGAAAACTACGGAAGTATTCCTGAGCAATTACAAAAAGACTTAGATCGTTTAAGTGATGCTAGTATTCCTGTAGATGTTGTTTTCGAACAAGGAGTAGAAGCATTAGGTTTAAACTAATACTAGCCTAATATTGTTGATTTTGAGTGCGATCGAAAATTATACATTTCGATTGCACTCAATATAACAAGTCTTTAATAAGAAAAATATTTTTTGCTAACTTTTTTGTTTTATCGTTAAATAGTTGTCTTTTAGCGAAAAATATATAGGTTTTTTTTAATTATTTGCAACAAATAGGATAATTTGTTAGTTTTAAATATCAAAGTAAAGCTAATGGAATATTTTATTATAATCGCTGTTTTATGTGTACTTGTTATATTTAGAGTTTCTAAAACACTAAATAAAATAAGAGCATTACGTGAGAACGGTGTAAATATTTCAAATAAAAACGGTTATTATAAGTTTTTGTCAAACGTTTTTCTTCAAGACCTTCCATCTTAAAACTATCTCGTATGATAAGTTTTTTTTTGCTATCTATAAACTGTTTACATAGCTTCTTACTAAATTATAACCTTGAGAGTGTACCATTGTCACACCAATAAGAGGCATGCTATAATTAAATTGATAATCTTGCATTCTATTATCTATATCAAAACGTTTTGCGTAGATGTTTGTTTGGTTAAAAGGAGTTTCAAAAGCTAATTTCATTACAGATTCTAATTCTGCAGAACCTCCAGAATTATGACAAGTTGCGCAATTAACCTCCATATATGCTCTAGCTCTTTCCTCTGTAGTTAAAGATGTGTCTTCCCAATCTGGAAGTGCGTTTATAGTAGATGTGTCGAAACTATTAATGTAACCATTGGTTACAAAAGTGTTAAGTTGATTGTTTTTTGTTAAGTTTCTTAGTTTTGGACCAATAGGTTGCATTGTATTTGCATTACTGTGGCAAGTTATACAATCGTTACCTTCTGGAATTGTATAATTTACATTTTGTGTTTCTCCATCATCATCAATGTATGTTATACTTGCATTGCTTGCAGTATTATCTAAAACAGCATCTGTTTGTGCAGCATTCCATTTGTAGTTTCCAGTTTCCCATATTCCATTTTGTTTAATTAGAATTCGAGTTTCAATAATTTGTTTCCCTAATGCAGGATCTCTATCATCATTATAATAATAAAATGTTTTTGCGATAACAGTATTGTCAGGAAAGGTTGGTAAAAAATCATCTATAGCGTTAAGTTTTTCTCCGTTTGGCAATGCTATAACACGTTGTTTTTTAGAGTAATTTGTAAATAAAGCAGTGTTTAAATTGTATTCGAAAGCATATTCGCTAGGAGATAAATCGCTCAATAATCCTTCAAATAAATTTAAGCTTGAAAGGTTTTGTAAAAACTCTGGAATTACTAATGGTGTTGGTTCTGCAGCTACTGGTTCCATAGTTTCGTCTTCACTACAGTTAAAAACAAATAATGTAAAAAGTAAAATATATGCAATTTTTTTCATAATAAATTGATTTATTGTAAGTGAAAATAAGTGTTTACTTTAATAAACACAACTTAAGCATAACAATTTAATATAAAGAATTCGATTTTTATTAAAACCGAAGCAATTGTTTTTTTTTCGTAAATTTTTTGAAACCCATTAACTTTAAACAACTGAACTTTATGAGAATATTAAAAGAATTATTATTGTTTTAATATTTTTTAGATAGTGAGCTTTAAACTGAGAAAGAAACACTGTTTTTTTAATTAAGTTTAAGATATTCAGCAATTAAAAGTTGATGATCTGAGAAACTATAATTATACTTATTTAATCTAGAAGCGTAAATAGATTTACCAACCCATATTTGGTCTAACTCCAATAAAGGAATGCCAAATGGCCATGTAGCAGTAAATCCATCAGAATAATCGCGCAAACTTGTGTAGTTGTTTTTGTAGTTATTAAAGTGAATACTTTCGTAAGGTGTATTGAAATCGCCTAGAATGAAATCTACTTCATGTGTTTCAGAAAAATCTATTATAGTTTTTAAGGTTTCAGCTTTGCTGTAAAACAGACTCGCATAAACATCTGCAATAAGAAGTTTTATAGTCTTATCGTTTACAACTGCAGTTATATAATTATATTTAAAGCGTTTCTTTTTTGTTTGGTAATTAACAGATTTAATGCTTCCTTTTACACCAACAATCATGTTTCCTTTTAGTTTTTGAAAAGAATATAGTTTAAATTTTTTTCTTATTACCTCAAATTCCTCACTCGAAATATTATCTGCTTCAACAAAAGTTAGAATGTTGATAGGGAATTCTTCTATCTTTTTTGAAATAATATCTAAAGGAAAACCACTTTTGTTTTTAGCAATATTCCAGAATAGAACAGAATTGTTTTTTACATCGTTAGTTCTAATTTTTGGTAAATAATAAGCTTTAGAAAAGAAGTGAAAAGTTAAAAAGCACAAAACAACTATCAAGCTATAGAAGTGTTTTTTGTTTTTTTGAAATACTACAGCTGTGAAAATGCCATAAAGGATTATAAGTATTATTGGAGTAGCATAAAACAGAATGCTTAGCGGGAAAATA includes these proteins:
- a CDS encoding endonuclease/exonuclease/phosphatase family protein, coding for MITFLNKYKAYILGVYAFLLLIHFFLKDYIFPLSILFYATPIILIILYGIFTAVVFQKNKKHFYSLIVVLCFLTFHFFSKAYYLPKIRTNDVKNNSVLFWNIAKNKSGFPLDIISKKIEEFPINILTFVEADNISSEEFEVIRKKFKLYSFQKLKGNMIVGVKGSIKSVNYQTKKKRFKYNYITAVVNDKTIKLLIADVYASLFYSKAETLKTIIDFSETHEVDFILGDFNTPYESIHFNNYKNNYTSLRDYSDGFTATWPFGIPLLELDQIWVGKSIYASRLNKYNYSFSDHQLLIAEYLKLN